The nucleotide window TGAAGTCATAGACAGCAAACTGGCAAAAAAGGACAATTCCGGGAAGCTGCTGGAAGCTTTCTGCGATGTCGGTAAAATGATCAACAGCGGAAAATATACAGGCATGAACAGCGATGAAGGCAGGAAAAAGATCATCGCCGAGCTGGAAGCGGCCGGACTTGGCAGATCACAGGTCAATTACAAGCTCAGGGACTGGATCTTCTCGCGTCAGCGCTACTGGGGAGAGCCGATCCCGATCGTGCTCTGCGGAAAATGCGGGGAAGTGGCAGTGCCTGAAACAGAACTTCCATTGCGCCTGCCTGAGGTGGAAAAATACGAGCCTACCGGAACCGGTGATTCTCCGCTTGCAGCCATCACAGAATGGGTCAATGTGAAATGCCCGTGTTGCGGCGGAGCGGCCAAACGCGAAACCATCACCATGCCCCAATGGGCAGGTTCATGCTGGTATTTCCTGCGCTATCTCAGCCCTGATTACAAAGACGGCATCGCTGATCCCGCTATTGTGAACAAATGGCATCCGGTCGATCAGTATGTGGGTGGAATTGAGCACGCTGTGCTGCATCTGCTGTATGCCCGCTTTTACATCAAGTTTTTATACGACATCAAGGCGATCGGATTTGACGAGCCTTTCCAGCGCCTGTTCAACCAGGGCATGGTCTGCAAGGTCTCAGACAAATCCGGCCGCCTGGAAAAAATGTCAAAGTCGCGGGGCAATGTAGTGAATCCGGACGATCTGGTGGAAAAATACGGCACAGATTCGATCCGTTTGTACGAACTTTTCATCGGTCCGCCGGATGCGGACAGTGAATGGTCGGATTCAGGCATTATCGGTATTTTCCGGTTTCTTTCCAAGACCTGGGACCTGCTGGTCAGGCTGCAGGAGGAAAACGCATTTGCCGTTGAAGACGGGCCTGAAATCCTGAAAGCCAGGCATCAGTTGATTTTCAAGGCTACGGACCGCATGGAGAGCTTCAAGTTCAACACCACGATTTCAGCTTTCATGGAATTCACCAATTTCATCAACAGTTCCAGCGAGCCTGTCAGCAGAGACACTGCCAGGGACATCCTGATCCTGATCGCGCCCTTTGCCCCGCATTTCTCCTGCGAACTCTGGGAAAGAATCTTCGGCTCAGGTAACCCTCTGCATCAGAAATGGCCCCTTTATGACCGGAAATACCTGGTTGTGGATGAGATCGAGATCGGGGTGCAGGTGCTCGGAAAACTTCGCGGCAGCATTAAAATCAAGCTTGACTGCACTGAGGCGGAAGCTGTGGAGCTTGCCAGGAAAGATCAGGCGATCAGCAAGCAGATCGGCGATAAGGTGATAAAAAAAGTAATTTTTGTCAAGGGTAAGATCCTGAACCTGATTGTTTAAGAATTATCTTTTCCGGATTTTCTGCACTGCGTATTCAGCGCAGAACACTCCGGCCACAGCCGTGAAAAACTGCAGGCCAAGGATGGCTGAAAGCATAGCCTGCAAGGGGCGCGACAATGAGATAAGGTTAGAAACCAGCGCTCCTCCTGCGATGATCGCCAGTGCCTTGACTGCAGCAGGGACCATCAGCCGCACTGCAGAGTGAAATTTTCTGCACTGGTGATATGTGAGAATCAGCAGGCAGTTTCCCAGAGCAATGAATGGGAGCAGAGGAGACATCATCGGCGGAAGGTGCTGGGTAAAGAGAGCGAGCAGCGGACTGAGAAAAGCGAGCCAGAGAGAAGCCCGCAACCCGACAAACAGATAGACCAGCACCAGGATGCTGTTGACAAGGGCACCAGAGACGGCCTTGGGGATGTGCAGCATCTGGATTGCAGTCACCAGGGCCAGTGCCAGGGCTGTCCTGGTCAAAGTGCCGGTTTTTCCGCTCATAGGTACCTCGATTTAGCGATTGCCGTCATCTTACTGCAGGAGAGGGAAGAGTTCAAGGCGGTTTTTTTCAGGGTCAAGAACACAGGACTTCATAAAATGAATTCCGGAACTACAAATTAATGATGGATTCGGATATTATATAATATGCAAAAGGAGGGTTAGTGAAGTCAATTCTATTGAGCTTAATTTTTATTTTTCTGGCTACAGGCTGCAAGGGGGAGAATTCTATACCTCAGACGTCCGAAACGATCAAAATTTCTCCTTCCCCTGCTGTTTCGCAGGAGGTGAGTTCAACTGATCCCGTATCATCAGGGGAAGTGGAAATGCAGAAATTAACTCTGAAAAGCCCTGTGTTTGAAGAAAGCAAGGCGATCCCTTCCAAGTACACCAGCGACGGCGAAAACATCTCTCCCCCGCTCACCTGGTCCGAAGTTCCCAAGGGAGCTAAAAGCCTGGCCCTGATTTCAGACGATCCTGATTCTCCGATGGGTACCTGGGTGCATTGGGTGGTCTACAATATCCCGCCAACAGCAACCGGCCTCCCGGAAAAAATCCTGCAGACTGAAAAACTGCCTGACGGCACGCTGCAGGGACTCTCAGACTTCAAAAAAACCGGTTATTGCGGCCCCTGTCCTCCTGCAGGCACTCACCACTATTTTTTTAAACTGTATGCACTTGACATATTACTGCCGGACAAACCAGGCCTGACCAAGAGCGGCCTGGAGAGCCTGATGAACGGCCATATACTCGCTCAGGGAGAACTGGTGGGGCTTTACAAGCGGAAGAAATAGAGACGTGCTGCGCCAGGTTCACTGACTTGACAATTTCCGGGTTTGAGAGTATAACTCAGATAGTGTTTCAGTGGAGGTTGTTCATGAAAATAATCGCATTATTATCATTACTCTGTCTGATTTCATGTGCCTCAGCTGAGGTCGATCAGGCTCAGGCCTTGTATCAGAAGGCAGTGGAACTGTTCCGCGTCGGCGACATGGACAAGGCACTAGAGTCTTATCTGGCTGCTCTGGGAAAGGACAAGGCAATCCTGGGCATGAAGGACTACGGGCTGTCAGACTATCATATTTCCAAACTGCTCAAGGAAGGCAATTCCTTCAAGATCGGCCAGGGTTATTTTACTTACGGTAAATTCGACAAAGCCAAAGAATATCTAGTGATGATCAAGCAGGAATCCGGAGCTGAATATCAGCAGGCAGCCTCGTTGTTGAAACAGATTGAGGCAATCGAGCAGCAGCAGAAAGATGCCAAGGCGCAGAGTGCCGATGCATCCTCCACGGATACATCTTCCACTGACAGTTCTTCCAGTCAGAGCGACGACTCTACGAACGATTCCAGCCAGATCGCTCCCAGCCCTCTCCCTGACAACAATGAAACCAATGACAAACAGGATGCCGATAAAAAAGAGCAGAGCGATGCTCTGGCAAAACAGCAGGAAGCAGTAAAAAATGCAGAAGCGGATTATAACAAGTGGTTTGCCTTGCAGCAATGCGGCCAGGCCGAAGCCACTCCTTCACTGGTGAAGTATTACCAGGAAATCATGGAAAAGGAAAAAAAGAAGTACGAACAGATGCAGCAGGAAAATAAGTAGATATTACAGCAGTCTGAAAATATCGGAACCAGTTGATTCCAGAAAACCATCCCTGAACTTGAATTTCTGTTCCGTCAGTGCTGATTCGGCTTCACCATCAAGATATCCCAAGCGCCAGACAGGCACCAGTACAGCTTTATTTTCCGGACTCAAAACAGTAACCAGCGTCTCTGACTGATTGAATCTGGAAAAAGACAGGCTTTTTTCGTCTGAATGAAGCCATTGAAAGCTTCCGCTCTGAAGAGCTCCGGATTTTTTCCGCAATTTGATGAGCTTTTTATAATGTGAGAGCAGTCCGCTGTTCCAGTCGCGCTCTTCCCAGATCATGCATCTCCTGCAGTCCGGATCTCTCAAACCTTCAAGGCCGATCTCATCCCCATAGAACAGCGAAGGGATCCCCGGAAATGTGAATAGGGCCAGGATGGCTGTCTTCAACTTGTTCAGGTCCCCGCCTAACACTGAAATCAGGCGCGGTCTGTCATGAGAATTAAGCAGATTGTATTGCCCGAGAGCTTTCTGCCAGGGAATCGCTGAGAAAAAATCCTGCATCTGAGCTGCTGCGTCCAACCCTGTGAAGGTGATTTCCAGATTCTGACCCCTGCCGTCACTCTTGAAATCTGATTTTCCAGTCAGCCAGCGATAGATTGGAAAATAAAACCCCTGATAATTCATCAGCCCGTCCAGGCAGTTTTCAGTCAACAGTTCCGTGCCGTCGAAAAAATGTTCTCCCATCAGATAAGATTCAGGATTAAGACTCTTCAAGGCGATTCTGATTTCGTGCCAGACCTGGACGTATTCTTGAAAATCCTTCTGGCGCGCCAGCATGTTGGCTACGTCATATCGCCAGCCATCGATGCTGAACGGTTCCCGCATCCAATACTGCATCACTGAATCAGATTTACGGTAAAGCAGGTCTCGCAGGCGAACTGATTTGAAATTGAGCTTGGGCAGTGAGGAAACCCCAAGCCAGCATTCATATTTATCCTTGTCCAGAAAGGTATAGAATTCGCGGAATGACGGATCTGAACTGCAGGCACCTGATTTATCGGAACTCTGATTGAACCAGGAACAGGAAATTCCACTGTGGTTGAAGACGCCGTCCAGGATTATCCGCATTCCACGCCTGCGAAGTTCGGCAGTAAGTTCAGAAAAGACTTTCTTGTCTCCCAGATGCGGATCGATTTCAAAATAATCCTGAGTGTCGTATTTATGATTGGAAGGGGAGAGGAAGATCGGAGTCAGATACAGGCAGTTTACGCCCAGTTGATTCAGGTAATCCAGCTTTGTCAGGATCCCTTCAAGATCTCCGTTGTAAAAATCGATATACTGATACGTTGAAAGAGCACCGGAAAAAGATCCCGGCGTTTCACCCCATTGCCGGACTTTTACTTTTTTCTTCTGATATGAGTATTCATTATCTCTGTAATTTCTGGCTGGATTTCCGTTGTAAAACCTGTCCGGAAAAATCTGGTAAAAAACCGCTTCCGCTGTCCAGGACGGACTGCGTTCGGTTAACAGTTTGAAGTCAAAGCAATCCAGTGGGGTTGTACTCTGAATTCCGCGGTTGTTGTAATGGTAAAATCGGCCATCACAAGCCATGATGAAAAAACGATACGAAATTTTAGCTGTATAAAACCTGGTCGTGATGGAATAATACAAAAAAAAACGGTCGACTTTCCCAGGCTGCATCTCCTGCAGGATTTCCTCCCCTTCAGGGGAAGTGCGTAGAAATATCTTCCTGATCCTGTTTTCCCTGCTGACGCGGATTGAAATTATGATTTCTTCACCCTGCTTTGGGTATTCAGGGTTCAGGAATTGAGCAGAAGGGCATGAAAAAACTGTTTCCAGCCAGTTGAAATTCATAGGTTTATTTTACAAGAAGAATTGTGCAGGGGCAAATTAAGGAAATCATTACCTTGATTTTTTGAAAAAGGCGGTTAAAATAAAGGGAATCAGAATACTGGAGCGAACAGATGCCGATCTATGAATACAGATGCCAGATGTGCGACAAGCTGCATGAATTTTTCCTGCGCCTGAACGAGGCTGCACCTGACAAGTGCCCGGACTGCGGGGGTAATTTGAAAAAGGCAGTCTCCACCATGGCCTTTGTTCTTAAGGGCAGTGGATTCTATCTGAATGATTACGCTTCAACCGATAAAAAGAAAGGGATCAGCAGCGAAAAAACACCGGTACCTGAAGCCAAAAACGATGTCAAGGCTGAAGCCAAGACTGATTCCAAGACAGATGCCAAAACTGAAACCTGGAAAGATAACAGACCCGAAAAAACAGAATCCGGCAAGGATGCCAAACCTGAGCAGAAAAGCGAACCAAAACCTGAAACCAAGCCGGAACCTGCGAAAAAACCTGTAAATACACCAGCTTAGTTTTCTCTGAACATTCCTTTGAGCAATCCCATGGATCCGAGCAAACGATAGTAGTTCCGGTAGGTTTCGTAATTATCATCTATCAGCCGGAGCCTGGCCTGGATCAGGTCATCCTGCATTTCCAGAAATTTTCCGTAACTGTTAATTCTGGAGGCAATGCTCCAGGCGGAGTCGGTTTTTAAGCGGAGAAGGTCGAGTTCTTTTCTAGCGCTCTGGGAATGATTCCAGGCACTGATCAGAGCAGTCCAGTTTCTGCTGAGGCTGGTTTTGGCCATCAGAATGCGTCCGGCGAAGGAGGCTGCATCTTCCTTCAGCTCATACCAGGCTACGCTTTCCGGTTCCGGTTTTTTTATAAACTCCCAGCAAATCAGCAAATCTGAGACTTCAGGGTATGAAATGTAAAGCCACGGCATAGTCTCAGCCTCAGGAAACAGGCTGGAATCTTCAAGCAGATCATAAAGAAGTGTGGAGATCCGTGATTCAGGCAGCTCCGGATTGAGAAACAAATCTTTTAAACTGAGCCTGACGAGTTGTGGAAGCAGCAATTGTTCGGGGAGCCGCAGAGTTCCCGGCAGGGAGAAATCCGAAAGTGCGGTCGTGGAAATTTCCCAGGAAACAGCGGTGTTAAGATCTCTGTAAAGCTTCTCTGAAAAGGATTCTTCGCTGCAGATTGATGTGATGCCTGCGGTCAGAGTGTCGATTCGAGAGAGCCAGGCAGTAGAGTTGCAGAGCTGCTTCAGGGCTGACAGTTCATCACAGGCTGCTTTTCTGGCTCTTGTCTGTTCCAGGCTTTTCAGGCAGTCCAGATAATCCTCCAGAACCTGCAGGATCACCTGTGTCCGCACTGCATCCAGGTGGAGCTCTGCCAGAAAATATCCGAGTCCCCGGATTTTGTCTGCTCCACCACGGGCTGTGCCGTAAACCGGCCAGCAGCGCAAGGCCAGGCTTAAGCCGGTTCCATCGAAAGAGGGATCCCCGAGCAGGATTTCCCCTGACATGGAGGGATCTTCGAACACCGGAGAGTAGTCGCCAAGCAGACCCAGAAATTCCGATTCATACCTTGTACGAATGACTTCTGCCCGGATTACAGTTTCATTTTCCAGAAGAGCGAGATGCACGGCCTGCGCAAGCTTGAGATTGAGCATCTCGGGAAATGTTTTCAGTGGCGTCCTGGAGTATCCCGGGACAATTTCCAGCAGTAAGCAGAAAATGATGGAAAAGCGGACAAGGTTAATGAAGGCCTTCCTCCCTGAATGGTTTGAAGTCCAGTTCAAATGCCAGATATCTGTATTTCGAAAAATCGCATTTTATCTTGAAGCTGTATGGCATCTGTTCACCAGGCAGCAGGGCATAAGGCCTTAGTCTCATGCCTGAGCTTCCGATCATCCGGTAGAGTTCATCGAACAGAATGCATTTCACGAATACTCCGCTGCTGCGCAGATAGGAATTGTTCTGCAGCCTGACTTTAACTTCTGCCTGGCCGGAATAATCTGGAGCAAGATCTGTTGAGAGGACTGTGATTTTAAGAGAAGATTTTTCCAGAGTCTGCAAGAGTCTGCGGTATTTTTTTTCCAGAGGCGTGATTGGTGTTTCAACAGTCGCATACAGGAAACAATTATCCAGATAGACATGGTCGAACCTTCCGATGCAGATTCCGATCAGCGTCACCTGATCGAATGGCTCGAGTGCGATCACTTTTTTGTAATCAGCCCGGTTGAAGAGGCAGCAGAGCCAGTCTTCACCATGGCTGCTGGCCTTGAGCATCAGGCAGGGCTTATTATATTGATATTCTGCGTTCTGATAGACCTGGCCCTGCACCTTGAAGATCCGGTTGTAATATTTGATGTCAGCCTCATAAACGTCCTCTTGGTAAGCATCTACAAGCTCAGCAGCCCGGATTTCAAGGATCCTGTTCTCGGCAGTTGTCAACACTTCGTGCAAAGCAAATACTCGTGAAGGGTTGAAAAAGGAGCAGAAGATTACTATCGCAAAAAATCCGGGTCTGCATGGCATGAGATAATTTTATCATAGATCCGGGTTCGGAACGTAATGGAATTTTGACAACACTTATCAACTGCTGCTAACCTGAATTGATGAACGGTACCATCTCTCTTGAGAAAGGGACAATCCTTTCTGGCTGCACTGTGCTCGAGAAGATCGGCGAAGGCGGTATGGGCTCTGTTTATAAAGCCCATGACCCGGCCCTTGACCGCATTGTGGCAGTCAAAATTATGAACGCCTCTTCCGATGCTGTCGGCAGAGAGAGGTTTCTCAGGGAAGCCAAGCTCCTCGCTCAATGCCGGCATCCGGGAGTGGTGCAGATTCACGCTTTCGGAGAATACCAGGGCTTTCCTTACTTTGTAATGGAACATGTCGAAGGCACATCCCTGGATACTTTCATCAAGAAGGCCAAACTTGTCTCAGGAACTCAGCATAATCTTGAGGAACTGCTCGAACTGGGCTATCTGAAGGAGTCGCCGGCTGAACTCCCATATTTTCTGCGCGATCCGCTCAACCGCCCTCTGGAAGATGCCGAGTACATAGGGAGGGTCGGATCGCTGATCGCCGGAATTGCGGACACACTGGCAGAAGTGCACAGACTCGGCATCATGCACAGGGACATCAAACCGTCAAACATCCTGATCTGCAGGGACGGTGCTGTCAAGCTGGTGGATTTCGGACTTGCATTAAGTGGTGTTGAACACGACCTGACCCGCATCGATCAGATCCTGGGCACCCTGAATTACATGGCTCCGGAACAGTTCATGGGCAGTAAGGGAAAAATCACTTCAGGAACTGATATTTTCAGCCTGGGCGTTGTTTATTACGAACTATGCACTCTGCATCGCCCGATCGAGGAAACCGAGCCTGCTGCGGTTGTGGGCAGGATCACAAGGTCTGATTTCCAGGAACCCCGCTCATTCAATCCGAACATTTCCAAGACAGTGAATCACATCATCATGAAGTGCCTGCAGAGCGAGCAGAATCAAAGATATGCCTCAGCCACATTACTGGCTTCTGAAATTAGGGCTGCGGAAAGCGTCAGCCCGATCGTCCAGAACATCAAGGATTTTTTTCACGATGCATCAGTCCTGACACCTCCTGTTGTTCCGGAAAAGCGGCAGAGACGAGTTTCCACAGTCAGGACATATGTGAAAGGGCACCGGAAACTGATTATTATAGCAGTCGTGATTTTCTTTATTTTCCTGGATAAATTTTCCGAAGAACCTTTTTCCGGCACCCGGATTTTTCTCGCAGCCAGAACCGAAGTAAATGGAATCATGTATCTCAAACTGGTCTCTGAATCCGGCAATCAGGGAAGGATGCGGATGCTGCTTCTGGAAGGCGATGAGACTGACCAGTTCAAAGTACTGGAACTCAACTCCGATGAATGCACGTTGCTGGACAAGAAATCAGATGAGGAGAGGACGATTTCTTTCAGCGACTACAATCCTCTGCAGTATGACGAGAAACTGTTCTATGACCTGAGCAAAAAAGTAAATGTCAGAATTTCAGGAAACCTGTACAGATATCTTTCAGACCAGATGAAGCTGCCGGTATATGGGGACCGCGATTTTCTGAAGCACGAAGTTACTGTTACCGCCACCAATGTTGAAATGAATTCGATTTTTCGCACCTTTTCATATCATTTCCAGATCGCCCAGAACGGAGACATCTATTTCGTCAAACTCCGCTGAATTTAAGGGCTGTCCGGAGATCCGATTAAAACATGGTTTCGATTTCAATGCGCAATTTGTCCATCGGAAAAATCTCTGCAGCATCGAAACTGACCCTGATCGCCAGGGTCCCGTCCCTGAACTCCACGGATTGTCCAAGCCCCGGGCTGAACACCACGATTCTGAGCCTCCTGGAAACCTCAATCCTGCTCAAGGTATCCTGGGATAGTCCTGTCAGGATGCCTGAGGTACGATTCATCAGCTCATTCAGGTCCTGGAAGGCTTTGGTATTTGCCGGAATTGAATCCAGCTCAGGGATGAAGTGAATTGTGGACGAAAATGTCCTGGAAATGGTTTCGGAAAATTCCTGAGCCTTTTGTTTTGATTCAGCCTTGAGCTGATTATGCTGCTGATCTTTGCTTCCCTCCGGTTCCTTTGGTTGAGTTTGTTCCTTTTTTTCCTGTAGATGAGACGGTTTCTCGGATTTTTCAATTTTAAGCGGGGCAGATTCGGTTCTGGAAGATTCCGCAGAACTGAACTGGTTAATGTAATCGAGTGCAGAATGCACGGTCAATCCGATAATTTCCGGACAGTTGAGATACAGGGCATCTCCGCATTTACCACCACGATCGTCAGTGGATTGATGAAGAAGCAGCATCTCCTGCCCGATCTCCAGGATCCAGCCGGAAACAGGTGGACAGCTTTTCAGATAAATTGTGATAAGAGGGGATTTGACGGGTTCACCGTTCTTTTCCCTGGCTCTGATCTCCTGCAGAACTTTTAAAACCTCAGCTACAGGTTTTAAGGGCAGTTTGTTGAGTACAGCGAATTTGTCCTGAGCCATGATTGTTATCCTCCGGGCTGGATTCTTTAAAAACAAAAATACACTTAAATCAGCTATTTGTAAAAATCAATTTACAAATTGATTACTGGATTTTCAAACTTCCATTACAACAAACGCCAATAATAAAATCAGGTAAAACAAAAAACGGAGGAACACATGAAAAAAATCACACTCATGCTGCTCTCGCTGGTACTTTTCTGCTCTGCTCCCGCAATGGCTTCTGCAGGTTCCCAAAACGATGCCCAAGCCAGATTTGTGACTATGGATTTCAAGAATGTGTCATTGTCTCA belongs to Candidatus Wallbacteria bacterium and includes:
- a CDS encoding zinc ribbon domain-containing protein encodes the protein MPIYEYRCQMCDKLHEFFLRLNEAAPDKCPDCGGNLKKAVSTMAFVLKGSGFYLNDYASTDKKKGISSEKTPVPEAKNDVKAEAKTDSKTDAKTETWKDNRPEKTESGKDAKPEQKSEPKPETKPEPAKKPVNTPA
- a CDS encoding serine/threonine-protein kinase yields the protein MNGTISLEKGTILSGCTVLEKIGEGGMGSVYKAHDPALDRIVAVKIMNASSDAVGRERFLREAKLLAQCRHPGVVQIHAFGEYQGFPYFVMEHVEGTSLDTFIKKAKLVSGTQHNLEELLELGYLKESPAELPYFLRDPLNRPLEDAEYIGRVGSLIAGIADTLAEVHRLGIMHRDIKPSNILICRDGAVKLVDFGLALSGVEHDLTRIDQILGTLNYMAPEQFMGSKGKITSGTDIFSLGVVYYELCTLHRPIEETEPAAVVGRITRSDFQEPRSFNPNISKTVNHIIMKCLQSEQNQRYASATLLASEIRAAESVSPIVQNIKDFFHDASVLTPPVVPEKRQRRVSTVRTYVKGHRKLIIIAVVIFFIFLDKFSEEPFSGTRIFLAARTEVNGIMYLKLVSESGNQGRMRMLLLEGDETDQFKVLELNSDECTLLDKKSDEERTISFSDYNPLQYDEKLFYDLSKKVNVRISGNLYRYLSDQMKLPVYGDRDFLKHEVTVTATNVEMNSIFRTFSYHFQIAQNGDIYFVKLR
- a CDS encoding alpha-amylase family glycosyl hydrolase; this encodes MNFNWLETVFSCPSAQFLNPEYPKQGEEIIISIRVSRENRIRKIFLRTSPEGEEILQEMQPGKVDRFFLYYSITTRFYTAKISYRFFIMACDGRFYHYNNRGIQSTTPLDCFDFKLLTERSPSWTAEAVFYQIFPDRFYNGNPARNYRDNEYSYQKKKVKVRQWGETPGSFSGALSTYQYIDFYNGDLEGILTKLDYLNQLGVNCLYLTPIFLSPSNHKYDTQDYFEIDPHLGDKKVFSELTAELRRRGMRIILDGVFNHSGISCSWFNQSSDKSGACSSDPSFREFYTFLDKDKYECWLGVSSLPKLNFKSVRLRDLLYRKSDSVMQYWMREPFSIDGWRYDVANMLARQKDFQEYVQVWHEIRIALKSLNPESYLMGEHFFDGTELLTENCLDGLMNYQGFYFPIYRWLTGKSDFKSDGRGQNLEITFTGLDAAAQMQDFFSAIPWQKALGQYNLLNSHDRPRLISVLGGDLNKLKTAILALFTFPGIPSLFYGDEIGLEGLRDPDCRRCMIWEERDWNSGLLSHYKKLIKLRKKSGALQSGSFQWLHSDEKSLSFSRFNQSETLVTVLSPENKAVLVPVWRLGYLDGEAESALTEQKFKFRDGFLESTGSDIFRLL
- a CDS encoding YbhB/YbcL family Raf kinase inhibitor-like protein — encoded protein: MQKLTLKSPVFEESKAIPSKYTSDGENISPPLTWSEVPKGAKSLALISDDPDSPMGTWVHWVVYNIPPTATGLPEKILQTEKLPDGTLQGLSDFKKTGYCGPCPPAGTHHYFFKLYALDILLPDKPGLTKSGLESLMNGHILAQGELVGLYKRKK
- the leuS gene encoding leucine--tRNA ligase, which codes for MADRERFNPSAYEKKWRERWEQNRDHYCDTTKTDKKYYCLDMFPYPSGLGLHVGHWRGYVLSDVLSRYKKIQGYNVLHPMGWDAFGLPAENDAIKKKIHPRINVELNIANMKRQLREMGSMYDWTKEINTTDPDYYKWTQWIFVQMFKQGLAYRKMVPINWCPSCKTGLANEEVVNGCCDRCEAEVERKDMMQWMLRITAYADRLIADLDKVDWPEKVKLLQRNWIGRSEGAEVKFKLISSRTGKETDLQIFTTRPDTLFGATYMVLAPEHPLVAEITTDENKNAIEKYQDAARKKSDLQRISLDKDKTGVFTGSFAVNPMNHEKIPVWISDYVMMSYGTGAIMAVPAHDGRDFEFATKFGLRIIEVIDSKLAKKDNSGKLLEAFCDVGKMINSGKYTGMNSDEGRKKIIAELEAAGLGRSQVNYKLRDWIFSRQRYWGEPIPIVLCGKCGEVAVPETELPLRLPEVEKYEPTGTGDSPLAAITEWVNVKCPCCGGAAKRETITMPQWAGSCWYFLRYLSPDYKDGIADPAIVNKWHPVDQYVGGIEHAVLHLLYARFYIKFLYDIKAIGFDEPFQRLFNQGMVCKVSDKSGRLEKMSKSRGNVVNPDDLVEKYGTDSIRLYELFIGPPDADSEWSDSGIIGIFRFLSKTWDLLVRLQEENAFAVEDGPEILKARHQLIFKATDRMESFKFNTTISAFMEFTNFINSSSEPVSRDTARDILILIAPFAPHFSCELWERIFGSGNPLHQKWPLYDRKYLVVDEIEIGVQVLGKLRGSIKIKLDCTEAEAVELARKDQAISKQIGDKVIKKVIFVKGKILNLIV